A region from the Ammospiza nelsoni isolate bAmmNel1 chromosome 1, bAmmNel1.pri, whole genome shotgun sequence genome encodes:
- the LOC132075277 gene encoding epidermal retinol dehydrogenase 2-like, protein MFNFRCIQKLLQYIKFFIFLIIENAFCLFPLRKKKYFAGEIVLITGSANGIGRLVALKLAPLGVTLVLWDIDDEGNKETSRLAQQNGANRVFVYHCDCSRREEVYEQADKVRKEVGDVTILINNAGILIGKKFCDLTDEDFEKTFRINFFAQVWTCKAFLPAMVACNRGHLINTASGGGIMGLYRQSDYGASKAAIIAMMEAINSELYHGGKRGIKTTVICPYFISTRLSKGFKSARPCLFPVYDPEYAASRIVDAIKKEKFYLIMPPAVYLLGLKIFLPRKAVLLLESYVKFPESMEEAFAQKKKD, encoded by the exons ATGTTCAACTTCAGATGCATCCAGAAGTTACTACAGTAcataaaattttttatttttttaattattgagAACGCCTTCTGTTTATTTCCTCTCcgcaaaaaaaaatattttgctggtGAAATAGTACTTATTACTGGCTCTGCAAATGGGATTGGAAGGCTGGTTGCCTTAAAATTGGCTCCTTTGGGAGTAACCTTGGTGCTTTGGGACATCGATGATGAAGGTAACAAAGAAACAAGCAGATTGGCCCAACAAAATGGAGCCAACCGGGTGTTTGTCTACCACTGtgactgcagcaggagggaggaggtCTATGAACAGGCAGACAAG gTTAGAAAAGAAGTTGGGGATGTTACTATTCTAATCAATAATGCTGGCATACTGATTGGGAAAAAGTTCTGTGATCTTACAGATGAAGACTTTGAAAAGACCTTCAGAATCAACTTCTTTGCTCAAGTCTGG ACTTGTAAGGCCTTTCTTCCAGCCATGGTGGCCTGTAACCGTGGGCACTTGATTAACACAGCCAGTGGAGGTGGAATAATGGGACTCTACAGGCAGTCAG ATTATGGAGCAAGTAAGGCTGCAATCATTGCAATGATGGAAGCCATAAATTCAGAACTGTATCATGGAGGAAAACGAGGCATTAAAACCACAGTCATTTGCCCTTATTTCATTAGTACCAGGTTAAGCAAAGGCTTCAAAAGCGC gaGACCTTGTTTGTTTCCTGTTTATGATCCAGAGTATGCAGCCAGTAGGATCGTGGATGcaattaaaaaggagaaattttatCTGATCATGCCTCCAGCTGTATACTTACTTGGTCTCAAAAT TTTCCTTCCTAGAAAAGCAGTGCTATTGCTCGAGTCTTATGTCAAGTTCCCTGAGAGCATGGAAGAAGCCTTTGCTCAGAAGAAAAAGGATTGA